From a single Paenibacillus sp. FSL W8-0426 genomic region:
- a CDS encoding beta-glucoside-specific PTS transporter subunit IIABC, with translation MNYDQLAKDILSRVGGPGNVNSVFHCVTRLRFKLKDESVAKTEELKNLPGVITVMQSGGQYQVVIGNEVPDVYKAVVKAGNLSAEGQVDEDKADSGPKGNLFNRFIDMISGVFTPVLGLLAATGMIKGFTAMFVSLGWVDNTSGTYALLNAVGDCLFYFFPIFLGYTAIKKFGGTPFLGMAIGASLVYPTLAGIRAGEPMYTLFAGTLFESPIRIEFLGIPVILMDYASSVIPIIVATFFAVKIERFFKKVMPKVVSNFLVPFCTLLVIVPLTFLLIGPISTWAGQLLGAFTTWIYGLSPLITGLVIGGLWQVFVLFGLHWGLVPVAFVNLANLGYDPVLAMSFAASFAQIGAVLAVIVKSKSTKLKTLGAPAFISGIFGVTEPAIYGVTLPLKKPFIMSCIAAAIGGGILGYVGTKGYIIGGLGIFGYPSYVNPETGMDAIFFWTIAATLIAFILGFILVYVTGFKEPEEKKAEAAPAPKTELEPNPNQRFEIASPMAGEVVELKEINDVTFAGEHMGKGIAIRPTSGRVVSPVNGVVQTVYRTKHAIGLVSDDGVEMLIHIGQDTVQLKGQHFTPHVKDGDRVSVGDLIMEFDLQAIKDAGYETVTPIIVANTSAYLDVVGTKHATVNEKEKLLTVLG, from the coding sequence ATGAACTACGATCAATTGGCTAAGGACATTCTGTCCCGCGTTGGTGGTCCCGGAAACGTAAACAGCGTGTTCCATTGCGTAACGAGATTGCGCTTTAAACTGAAAGATGAAAGCGTCGCCAAAACGGAAGAGCTTAAAAATTTGCCAGGCGTCATCACCGTCATGCAGAGTGGCGGCCAATACCAAGTCGTTATTGGAAATGAAGTGCCTGATGTGTATAAAGCCGTTGTCAAAGCAGGGAATTTGTCTGCCGAAGGTCAGGTAGATGAAGACAAAGCAGACTCCGGTCCGAAGGGCAACTTGTTTAACCGCTTTATAGACATGATCTCGGGCGTGTTTACTCCGGTTCTTGGTTTGCTTGCCGCGACCGGGATGATCAAAGGATTCACAGCCATGTTTGTATCGCTGGGATGGGTCGACAATACGTCAGGGACGTATGCGTTGTTAAATGCAGTGGGAGATTGCTTGTTCTACTTCTTCCCGATCTTCCTTGGATACACGGCCATCAAAAAGTTCGGAGGAACGCCGTTCCTGGGCATGGCCATCGGTGCTTCGCTGGTCTACCCGACATTGGCGGGCATCAGAGCCGGAGAACCCATGTATACGTTGTTTGCCGGCACCTTGTTCGAATCACCTATTCGCATTGAATTTTTAGGTATCCCGGTCATTTTGATGGATTATGCTTCATCGGTTATCCCGATCATCGTAGCCACGTTCTTCGCGGTGAAGATAGAGCGGTTTTTCAAAAAAGTTATGCCTAAAGTGGTCAGCAACTTCCTGGTTCCGTTTTGCACTTTGCTCGTCATCGTACCACTTACGTTCCTGTTAATCGGTCCGATCTCTACATGGGCGGGTCAATTGCTGGGAGCGTTCACAACTTGGATTTACGGACTGAGTCCTCTGATTACAGGTCTCGTGATCGGTGGTCTATGGCAAGTGTTTGTATTGTTCGGACTTCACTGGGGACTCGTTCCTGTGGCCTTCGTGAACTTGGCGAATTTGGGATATGATCCGGTTTTGGCGATGTCTTTCGCGGCATCCTTTGCTCAGATCGGAGCTGTGCTCGCGGTTATCGTCAAGTCCAAAAGCACCAAACTGAAAACGCTGGGCGCTCCGGCCTTTATATCGGGTATTTTCGGAGTAACTGAACCGGCTATTTACGGCGTGACGCTCCCATTGAAAAAACCGTTCATCATGAGTTGTATCGCGGCGGCCATCGGAGGCGGCATTCTCGGATATGTGGGCACAAAAGGGTACATCATCGGTGGTCTGGGCATTTTCGGATATCCGAGCTACGTTAACCCCGAAACAGGCATGGACGCTATATTCTTCTGGACGATTGCGGCTACGCTGATTGCATTCATCCTGGGCTTCATTCTCGTCTATGTGACTGGCTTCAAAGAACCGGAAGAGAAGAAGGCAGAAGCGGCGCCTGCGCCAAAAACAGAATTGGAACCAAACCCGAACCAAAGATTCGAAATCGCAAGTCCGATGGCTGGCGAAGTGGTCGAGCTGAAAGAGATCAACGACGTGACGTTTGCCGGAGAGCATATGGGTAAAGGCATTGCGATTCGTCCAACAAGCGGCCGTGTCGTATCCCCTGTTAACGGCGTAGTACAGACGGTGTATCGCACGAAACATGCGATTGGACTGGTCAGCGACGACGGCGTGGAAATGCTCATTCATATCGGCCAAGATACGGTTCAACTGAAAGGCCAACATTTCACGCCGCATGTGAAAGATGGGGACCGCGTCAGCGTGGGTGATCTGATCATGGAATTCGATTTGCAGGCGATCAAGGATGCAGGGTATGAAACGGTAACGCCGATTATCGTTGCGAACACGTCCGCTTATCTGGATGTCGTAGGGACCAAACACGCCACCGTGAACGAAAAAGAAAAACTGCTTACGGTTTTGGGTTAA
- a CDS encoding PRD domain-containing protein — protein MKIEKVLNNNAVVAVKDEREVIVIGRGIAFQKRAGDMVAEEHIDKIFTLQNEDIQENFKALIASIPLEYMKVSEEIINYAKLKLGKKLNESIYLHLTDHIHFAIERYKNNLPIRNGLLWETKQLYKDEFEVGLEALNMICDQFGILLPEDEAGFMALHFVNAALNEEMPNIRSMTQVMQEILTIIKYHFKMDFDENSLTYYRFVTHLKFFSQRLVNGKHYKNNNDDELFEMIQKKYPEAHKCSLKIKKFIENNYTYQLTNEELMYLSIHIERVVHATTE, from the coding sequence GTGAAAATTGAAAAGGTCCTCAACAATAATGCTGTCGTTGCCGTTAAGGACGAGCGGGAAGTCATCGTGATCGGGCGCGGAATCGCATTTCAGAAGCGTGCGGGCGACATGGTTGCCGAAGAGCATATTGATAAAATATTCACGCTTCAAAACGAAGACATCCAGGAAAATTTCAAAGCGCTGATCGCAAGCATTCCCTTGGAGTACATGAAGGTATCCGAGGAGATCATTAATTATGCCAAATTGAAGCTGGGCAAAAAGCTGAACGAAAGCATTTATCTTCACCTGACCGATCACATTCACTTTGCCATCGAGCGTTACAAAAACAATTTGCCTATTCGGAACGGGTTGTTATGGGAAACCAAGCAGCTCTACAAGGACGAATTCGAAGTGGGGCTCGAGGCGCTGAACATGATTTGCGACCAGTTCGGCATCCTGCTGCCCGAGGACGAAGCCGGATTTATGGCGCTGCATTTTGTAAACGCCGCTCTCAACGAGGAAATGCCCAATATTCGCAGCATGACCCAAGTGATGCAGGAGATTTTGACGATCATCAAGTATCACTTCAAAATGGACTTTGACGAAAATTCACTGACGTATTATCGCTTCGTCACCCATTTGAAGTTTTTTTCGCAGCGGTTGGTCAACGGCAAACATTACAAAAACAACAACGATGACGAGTTGTTCGAAATGATCCAGAAGAAATATCCGGAAGCTCACAAATGCTCGCTCAAAATCAAAAAGTTCATCGAAAACAACTACACGTATCAACTGACCAACGAAGAATTGATGTATCTGTCCATCCATATTGAGCGTGTAGTGCATGCGACGACAGAGTAA
- a CDS encoding AAA family ATPase — protein sequence MKLVIIVGPQAVGKMTVGQELEKITGLKLFHNHMTIDLVSPYFSYGTPQGKRLVSLFRREIFEEVSKSDLPGLIFTYVWAFDVAEDGEYIRQLREMFESRGAQVCYVELEADPAERLERNRSPHRLLHKPTKRDVAWSEQDLLESMEKYRLNSEPGEITHQHYVRINNTNLSPEETARQIKERFNL from the coding sequence ATGAAACTGGTTATTATTGTTGGGCCGCAAGCGGTAGGCAAGATGACGGTAGGGCAGGAGCTGGAGAAGATCACCGGCCTAAAGCTATTTCACAATCACATGACGATCGATTTGGTATCGCCTTATTTCAGTTACGGTACCCCGCAGGGCAAACGGCTCGTCAGCTTGTTCCGCCGGGAAATTTTCGAAGAGGTATCGAAAAGCGACCTTCCCGGATTAATTTTTACATATGTGTGGGCATTTGATGTGGCCGAGGATGGGGAATACATCCGGCAGCTTCGTGAAATGTTCGAATCGAGAGGGGCGCAGGTGTGCTACGTGGAGTTGGAGGCCGATCCGGCGGAACGGCTTGAACGCAATCGCAGTCCGCACAGGCTGCTGCACAAACCAACGAAACGGGATGTGGCATGGTCCGAGCAGGACTTGCTGGAAAGCATGGAAAAGTATCGGCTGAATTCAGAACCAGGTGAAATCACGCATCAGCACTATGTTAGAATCAATAATACGAATCTGAGTCCGGAGGAGACGGCTCGGCAGATCAAGGAAAGGTTCAATCTGTAA
- a CDS encoding acyltransferase yields MELPATRPQRISYLGFYRAFAIMAVVAIHATSTAVAHYPKQTLDHQFYFFWNSFLQFAVPAFLFLSSLVLFYNYSARTNEQGWKLKFYKKRLLYVFVPYLVWSLIYFVVKEWLAGEQPQDHWPRLAEQLLTGRAHTHLYFFLIILQFYIVFPWLLALTRYRLVKRYFPLFFVAGQAVFYALHLQFHFERLGSLLPSYLIVIGFGAWAGLNYEAALKRLRAWKIALLLALMAGGAVFIYGGGMIKSMFASDSFVAYALLFVFRNLFTLSACLLLLLVCAWIERRKRPAAERVAKVLNSLGTVSFGVFLIHPMILLFWRRELAALLLQHFSLGIVMSYAAALLLSWMFAVGLRKVKWGWVLIGQ; encoded by the coding sequence ATGGAACTACCGGCTACTCGGCCACAGCGCATTTCGTATTTGGGCTTTTACCGGGCCTTTGCGATCATGGCGGTGGTGGCCATTCATGCAACGTCTACGGCGGTCGCGCATTATCCCAAACAGACGTTGGACCACCAGTTTTATTTTTTCTGGAACAGCTTTTTGCAGTTTGCCGTACCGGCATTCCTGTTTTTATCGTCACTGGTGTTATTCTACAACTATAGCGCACGAACCAATGAGCAGGGCTGGAAGCTGAAGTTTTACAAAAAACGTTTGCTATACGTGTTCGTCCCGTATCTCGTCTGGTCGCTGATTTATTTTGTCGTCAAGGAATGGCTTGCCGGCGAACAGCCGCAGGACCATTGGCCACGCTTGGCGGAGCAGCTGCTGACGGGACGCGCGCACACCCATTTGTACTTTTTCCTTATTATTTTGCAATTTTACATCGTATTTCCTTGGCTCCTTGCCTTGACGCGATATCGGTTGGTGAAACGCTACTTCCCATTGTTTTTTGTGGCAGGGCAAGCCGTTTTTTATGCGCTCCATTTGCAATTCCACTTTGAACGGCTCGGCAGCCTGCTGCCAAGCTACCTGATTGTCATCGGTTTCGGTGCATGGGCTGGCCTGAATTACGAGGCGGCACTGAAGAGGTTAAGGGCATGGAAAATCGCTCTGCTGCTCGCCCTGATGGCCGGAGGGGCCGTCTTTATCTATGGCGGCGGAATGATCAAAAGCATGTTTGCTTCCGATTCATTCGTGGCTTATGCGCTATTATTCGTTTTTCGGAATTTGTTTACACTTTCTGCCTGCTTGCTGCTGCTGCTCGTATGCGCATGGATTGAGCGCCGGAAAAGGCCTGCTGCCGAACGTGTCGCCAAAGTGTTGAATTCCCTGGGTACCGTTTCGTTCGGCGTGTTCCTGATCCATCCGATGATTCTGCTCTTCTGGCGGCGCGAACTTGCGGCCCTGCTGCTGCAGCACTTCAGTCTCGGCATCGTAATGTCTTATGCGGCTGCGCTGCTTCTATCCTGGATGTTTGCAGTCGGTTTGCGCAAAGTGAAATGGGGATGGGTGCTCATTGGACAATGA
- a CDS encoding family 78 glycoside hydrolase catalytic domain encodes MFIVNHLRCEYRKNPIGLDISSPRISWHLQSDARNAVQEAYQIQLSLVPEMNRIEWDSGRQHSNRSIHVELTGWKPVPRTRYYYRVRAWDGAGNESEWSEPAFFETGLMDAEDRWQADWITAGAALKDDPSCPRLRRVFELQKAVVRATIYATALGLYELHLNGARVGDHYFTPGWTSYDKRLQYQVYDVTSMLVAGQNVIGAVLGDGWYGGHLGWDGRKGLFGDDRALLLELHIRYEDGSEDRILSGKDWMASASAIAMSDIYMGETYDARLESDWLDESRASWSPAAILDHAKDIIVAQENVPVTAMEQLKPIALLTTPEGDRVLDMGQNMVGWMRFSVQGDPGQTVELLHAEILDHAGNFYTENLRSAKQQVQYTLKGGGVETYEPHFTFQGFRYVKLIGFSEPIQIDDFTGVVLHSNMERTGEFACSSPLVNQLHHNILWGQKGNFLDVPTDCPQRDERLGWTGDAQMFIRTASYLMNTAPFFTKWLRDLRADQHEDGGIPFFVPDVNVSGSDSAHSSAAWGDAAVICPWTLYEMYGDTRLLAEQYDSMKQWIEYIRSQGDNPYLWNTGFHFGDWLGLDSKPGSYVGATDRDYVATAFYAYSVSLTRKAASVLGFDQDAVYFDQLHAQIIQAFRNEFVTPAGRISVPTQTAHVLALHFDLLEPEHRKRAGDQLVKLVEEAGNHLTTGFVGTPYLNPVLSAAGHRDLAYTLLFQKDYPSWLFQVTQGATTVWEHWDGMREDGSLWSRDMNSFNHYAYGAIGEWLYRDVAGIRPDENRPGFGMVHIEPQPGPGLDWVKAKVDTMYGTVSSAWHRHDHGEMIVEVHIPANVSGTVLLPLAAKAAVKEQGQPLEEVTAIRAFRAEGTDTRVELGSGSYTFTYVLPKADEHPELEAEKVRSS; translated from the coding sequence ATGTTCATCGTTAATCATCTTCGCTGCGAATATCGGAAAAATCCGATCGGACTGGACATTTCGTCCCCCCGGATCAGCTGGCACCTGCAATCCGATGCCCGGAACGCCGTCCAGGAAGCTTATCAGATCCAGCTATCCCTCGTACCCGAAATGAACCGAATCGAGTGGGACTCGGGACGGCAACATTCCAACCGTTCCATTCATGTGGAGCTGACCGGTTGGAAGCCTGTCCCCCGAACCCGATACTATTATCGCGTTCGTGCTTGGGATGGTGCGGGCAATGAATCGGAATGGTCGGAACCGGCTTTTTTCGAAACAGGCCTGATGGATGCGGAAGACCGATGGCAAGCCGATTGGATCACGGCCGGTGCAGCCTTGAAGGACGATCCTTCCTGCCCGCGCTTGCGCAGAGTGTTCGAACTGCAAAAAGCGGTAGTCAGGGCAACCATTTATGCGACAGCACTCGGGTTATATGAACTGCACCTGAATGGTGCCAGGGTAGGAGATCATTATTTTACGCCAGGCTGGACCAGTTACGACAAACGTTTGCAGTACCAGGTGTATGATGTTACGTCCATGCTCGTGGCCGGGCAAAACGTGATCGGCGCGGTTCTCGGAGACGGATGGTACGGCGGGCATTTGGGCTGGGACGGCCGAAAGGGATTATTCGGCGACGATCGCGCGCTGCTGCTGGAACTGCATATTCGATATGAAGACGGCTCCGAGGATCGGATCTTGTCGGGAAAGGACTGGATGGCATCCGCCAGCGCCATTGCCATGTCGGACATATATATGGGGGAAACGTACGACGCCCGGCTGGAGTCCGATTGGCTGGACGAATCCCGCGCATCCTGGTCACCGGCAGCGATTTTGGACCATGCCAAAGACATCATCGTTGCGCAGGAGAACGTCCCGGTTACGGCGATGGAGCAGCTGAAGCCGATTGCGCTGCTGACCACGCCGGAAGGCGATCGTGTGCTCGATATGGGACAAAACATGGTGGGCTGGATGAGGTTCAGCGTGCAGGGTGATCCTGGGCAAACGGTTGAACTGCTGCATGCGGAGATTCTGGACCATGCCGGCAACTTCTATACGGAAAATTTGCGTTCCGCCAAGCAGCAAGTTCAATATACGCTGAAAGGCGGGGGCGTTGAAACGTATGAACCGCATTTTACGTTCCAGGGGTTCCGATACGTGAAACTGATCGGTTTCTCCGAACCGATTCAGATCGACGATTTTACAGGTGTTGTGCTTCATTCAAATATGGAACGCACGGGCGAATTCGCCTGCTCCAGTCCGCTCGTCAACCAGCTGCACCACAACATTTTGTGGGGGCAAAAGGGCAATTTCCTCGACGTGCCGACCGATTGCCCGCAGCGCGACGAACGGCTCGGCTGGACGGGTGATGCGCAGATGTTCATCCGCACGGCGTCTTATCTGATGAACACCGCTCCATTTTTCACGAAATGGCTGCGGGATTTGCGGGCAGACCAGCATGAGGACGGGGGCATTCCGTTTTTTGTGCCTGACGTCAACGTATCCGGGAGCGACAGCGCCCATTCGTCGGCGGCATGGGGCGATGCAGCGGTCATTTGTCCGTGGACGCTCTATGAAATGTATGGAGATACGAGACTGCTCGCCGAACAATATGACAGCATGAAGCAATGGATCGAATACATTCGATCACAGGGCGATAACCCCTACTTATGGAATACGGGCTTTCACTTCGGGGACTGGCTTGGCCTCGATTCGAAACCGGGAAGTTATGTCGGGGCTACCGACCGGGATTATGTCGCGACCGCATTTTATGCCTACTCGGTTTCCCTTACACGGAAAGCAGCCAGCGTGTTGGGGTTCGATCAGGATGCGGTTTACTTCGACCAATTGCATGCACAGATCATCCAAGCTTTCCGCAACGAATTCGTTACACCTGCCGGCCGCATTTCCGTGCCGACGCAGACAGCGCATGTATTGGCTTTGCACTTTGACCTGCTGGAACCGGAGCACCGCAAACGGGCCGGTGATCAATTGGTGAAATTGGTTGAAGAGGCGGGCAATCATCTGACCACCGGTTTTGTCGGAACGCCATATCTGAACCCTGTGCTCAGCGCTGCCGGTCACCGCGATTTGGCGTATACCCTTTTATTTCAAAAGGATTACCCATCCTGGCTGTTCCAAGTGACGCAAGGTGCCACGACCGTGTGGGAGCATTGGGACGGCATGCGGGAGGATGGCAGCCTTTGGAGCAGGGACATGAATTCGTTCAATCATTATGCGTACGGTGCGATTGGCGAATGGTTATATCGTGATGTCGCAGGCATACGTCCGGATGAAAACCGCCCCGGCTTCGGCATGGTGCATATCGAACCACAGCCGGGACCCGGATTGGATTGGGTCAAAGCCAAGGTGGACACCATGTATGGCACGGTTTCGTCCGCATGGCACCGCCACGACCATGGCGAAATGATCGTGGAGGTTCACATTCCGGCCAACGTTTCGGGTACGGTGCTCCTTCCGCTTGCTGCGAAAGCTGCAGTGAAGGAGCAGGGGCAGCCTTTGGAAGAGGTGACGGCGATCCGCGCGTTCCGGGCAGAAGGGACGGATACCCGCGTGGAGCTTGGCTCGGGCAGTTATACGTTCACCTACGTTCTGCCGAAGGCTGACGAACATCCTGAACTCGAAGCGGAAAAAGTACGATCGAGTTAA
- a CDS encoding AraC family transcriptional regulator translates to MKPVIEIFKGEYFFRDQLKLFVNRVSENFAGPFHAHDFVEYSYVSGGRGFHHIGNEVIPVHQGMLFVIPVGVPHVFRPATTDVSKHPLTISNCLFNAELIQELAGMIQEPEILSHLNELEQNKAPYVFITDHGRRIEDLMTRLHRECAVPGIGSSTMLYTLVSQLVVTTYRFIHRVEPNDPVKPPELDHIIQYLEQHLAEKTRLSDLARLCNCSDKQIQRMFRTQTGQSFGSFLQFLRIQKSCELLKRSQHKVSLIAELVGYRDVDSFYANFKKITGDTPLAYRKKHTSHFTHHG, encoded by the coding sequence ATGAAGCCTGTCATTGAGATATTTAAAGGAGAGTACTTTTTCCGCGACCAGCTGAAATTGTTCGTCAACCGCGTCTCGGAAAATTTTGCGGGTCCCTTCCATGCGCATGATTTCGTGGAATACAGCTATGTTTCCGGGGGACGAGGTTTCCATCATATCGGAAACGAGGTCATTCCGGTGCATCAGGGCATGCTGTTCGTGATTCCGGTCGGCGTTCCGCACGTCTTTCGCCCGGCTACGACCGACGTTTCCAAACATCCGCTCACGATCAGCAACTGCCTGTTCAACGCCGAATTGATCCAGGAATTGGCCGGCATGATTCAGGAACCCGAGATCCTTTCGCACCTGAACGAATTGGAGCAAAACAAGGCCCCTTACGTTTTCATTACAGACCATGGGAGACGGATCGAAGACCTGATGACCAGGCTGCACCGCGAGTGCGCCGTTCCCGGGATCGGCTCGTCCACCATGCTGTATACGCTTGTCAGCCAACTGGTGGTAACCACCTACCGCTTCATCCATAGGGTGGAGCCGAACGACCCGGTCAAACCACCGGAGCTCGACCATATCATTCAATATTTGGAGCAGCATCTCGCCGAGAAAACGCGCCTGTCCGACCTGGCACGCCTCTGCAATTGCAGCGACAAACAAATCCAGCGCATGTTCCGCACGCAGACCGGACAAAGCTTCGGCTCGTTTTTGCAGTTTTTGCGCATACAAAAAAGCTGTGAACTGCTGAAGCGTTCACAGCACAAAGTCAGCCTGATTGCCGAACTGGTCGGGTATCGGGATGTCGACTCCTTTTATGCGAATTTCAAAAAAATTACGGGCGATACGCCGCTGGCGTACCGCAAGAAGCATACATCCCATTTCACGCATCATGGTTGA
- the ascB gene encoding 6-phospho-beta-glucosidase gives MNKRQGFPEGFLWGGAIAANQAEGGFDAGGKGFSTADMVPYFAKKDYTNLRELMHVTSAKVEKAMAHHSAEGYPKRYGIDFYHRFREDIALFAELGFKVFRLSINWPRIFPNGYDEEPNEEGLRFYDEVFDELNKHGIEPLVTLSHYEMPMGLVLKYNGWVGREVIGHFLRYAETVMTRYKDKVRYWLTFNEINTTIIEPFTGGGVIEDRVDNVMQASYQALHHQFVASSLVAKKAREINPDFQIGCMLARMIHYPATSKPEDVLQAQIDNQLNLLHTDVQVRGSYPAFMDRYWEENGVSVVMEPGDEQILRDHTVDFISFSYYTSLVSAVNPEDYGVTGGNLYSTIKNPNLERTEWGWQLDPIGLRIVLKELYDRYQLPLFVVENGLGAKDTVEPDGSIQDDYRIDYLRKHITQMKEAVMDGVDLMGYTSWGAIDIISASTSEMSKRYGVIYVDQDDLGQGTLNRIKKKSFGWYQKVIASNGADLS, from the coding sequence ATGAACAAACGACAAGGTTTTCCGGAAGGATTTCTGTGGGGCGGCGCCATTGCCGCCAATCAGGCAGAAGGGGGATTCGACGCGGGCGGCAAAGGCTTCTCGACGGCGGACATGGTTCCTTATTTTGCGAAAAAGGATTACACCAACCTGCGGGAATTGATGCACGTAACGAGCGCGAAGGTGGAGAAAGCGATGGCTCATCACAGCGCCGAAGGATATCCGAAGCGTTACGGCATCGATTTTTACCATCGGTTCAGAGAGGACATCGCCTTGTTTGCAGAGCTTGGGTTCAAGGTGTTCCGGTTGTCGATCAACTGGCCGCGCATTTTCCCGAACGGTTACGATGAAGAGCCGAACGAAGAAGGATTGCGCTTCTATGATGAAGTGTTTGACGAGCTGAACAAACATGGCATCGAGCCGCTGGTGACGCTGTCCCACTATGAAATGCCGATGGGGCTGGTGCTTAAGTACAACGGCTGGGTTGGTCGTGAAGTGATCGGCCATTTCTTGAGATACGCAGAGACGGTGATGACTCGCTACAAAGACAAGGTCAGATACTGGCTGACATTTAATGAAATCAACACAACGATCATCGAACCGTTTACAGGAGGCGGCGTGATCGAAGACCGCGTGGACAACGTGATGCAGGCGTCCTACCAAGCCCTCCACCACCAGTTTGTGGCGAGCAGCCTGGTTGCGAAGAAGGCACGGGAAATCAATCCGGATTTCCAAATCGGCTGCATGCTGGCACGCATGATCCATTATCCGGCTACATCCAAACCGGAGGACGTGCTGCAGGCGCAAATCGACAACCAGCTGAACCTGCTGCATACGGACGTGCAGGTGCGCGGAAGTTACCCTGCGTTCATGGACCGTTACTGGGAAGAAAACGGGGTGTCCGTCGTCATGGAACCAGGCGACGAGCAAATTTTGCGCGACCACACCGTGGACTTCATTTCGTTCAGCTATTACACGTCCCTGGTGTCTGCGGTAAATCCGGAGGATTATGGCGTAACTGGCGGCAACCTGTACAGCACGATTAAAAACCCGAACCTCGAACGCACCGAGTGGGGCTGGCAGCTTGACCCGATCGGACTGCGCATCGTGCTGAAAGAACTTTATGACCGCTATCAATTGCCGCTGTTCGTCGTTGAAAACGGTCTTGGCGCGAAAGATACGGTTGAACCGGACGGTTCCATCCAGGACGATTATCGCATCGACTACCTCAGAAAACATATCACCCAAATGAAAGAAGCCGTTATGGACGGCGTCGATCTTATGGGATATACGAGCTGGGGAGCCATCGACATTATCAGTGCATCGACTTCCGAAATGTCCAAACGATATGGCGTCATTTACGTCGACCAGGATGATCTGGGACAAGGCACGCTGAACCGAATCAAGAAAAAGAGCTTTGGCTGGTACCAAAAAGTGATTGCATCCAACGGTGCAGACCTGAGCTAA